The Salvia miltiorrhiza cultivar Shanhuang (shh) unplaced genomic scaffold, IMPLAD_Smil_shh original_scaffold_316, whole genome shotgun sequence genome includes a window with the following:
- the LOC131004089 gene encoding protein DCL homolog, chloroplastic-like, whose translation MAAPLLRALPLLRGVQRSYHLSLISGPTPRRPLCTSASESTGGDGDNSSSLAQIFQSTDIKDRPHYPKWDDPDFRKWKVKEAEIFEDIEPIVCFTKEILHSNRYMDGERLTPKDEKIVIDKLLVHHPHSEDKIGCGLDSIMVDRHPQFTRSRCLFVVRTDGGWIDFSYQKCLRAYIRDKYPSYAERFIKEYFKRGSS comes from the exons ATGGCTGCTCCGCTGCTCAGAGCTCTGCCTCTCCTCCGAGGCGTCCAGCGGAGctatcatctctctctcattaGTGGGCCGACGCCTCGCCGCCCGCTTTGCACCTCCGCCTCTGAGTCTACCGGTGGCGACGGTGATAACTCATCCTCTTTGGCTCAAATTTTTCAATCAACCGACATAAAAGACCGCCCTCATTATCCTAAATGGGACGACCCGGATTTCCGAAAATGGAAAGTCAAAGAAGCAGAAATATTTGAAGATATCGAGCCCATTGTTTGCTTCACCAAAGAAATACTTCACTCGAATAG GTATATGGATGGAGAACGCCTCACCCCAAAAGATGAGAAAATTGTGATCGATAAGCTTCTTGTGCATCATCCTCATTCTGAAGATAAGATTGGTTGCGGACTTGATTCAATTATG GTTGACAGGCATCCCCAATTCACACGTTCAAGGTGCCTCTTTGTCGTAAGAACTGATGGCGGATGGATCGACTTCTCCTACCAGAAGTGTCTCCGAGCCTACATCCGCGACAAGTACCCCTCCTATGCTGAAAGATTCATAAAAGAGTATTTTAAACGCGGCAGCAGCTGA